GGACTGGGCCTCGAGCCACGCGAGCGCCTCGTCGGTGAGCTGCCGGGCCGAATTCTCGCGCCACCGTGGCTGCGGGTTCGAGTAAATGTCGAAGCCCTGCTCGAAGCCGAGTCCCGGCGCGAGGTTGAGATTCGTCACGAACGCGGCCGTGGCGTAGCCGCGCGCTTTGAACACCTCCGCCACCGTCGTGACCCGGTCCGGGAGCGGCATCGCGAGGCCGTCGGCGCCGTGGTGCCAGGGGTCGAGTCCGGTGAGGATCGTGCCGACCGCCTGCGTCGTGCGGTTGATCGGCGCCACCGCCACGTCGATCCTCGCTCCCTCCTCCGCCAGGCGGTCGAGGTTCGGTGTGAGCGAGGGCGACGGCCCGCCGTAGCATCCGAGGCGGTCGGCCCGGAGCGTGTCGATCGTCAGCAGGACGACCGGCGGCGCCTCCTGGCGCACCGCGCACCCGGCGCCGGCCGCGAGCCCGGTGAGGGCAACGAGGAGCACCGGCCGGCGCCGCGCGCCGCCGCGTCGGCGTACAATCGTTCCCACCGCGCGCGAAGCTACCACGCCGGCCGCGGGGCGGCATCCGGCCGCCGGGGACGCTTCTCCTGATCGACGAGCGTCAACTGATCCTCCGCGCCCGAAACGGCGACGAGGAGGCCTTCGACGCCCTCGTGGCCCGCCACGGTCGTCTCGTCCTCCGAGTGGCCCGCTCCATCGTCGGTTCGCTCGCCGAGGCGGAGGACGTCGCGCAGGAGGTCTTCCTGCGGCTGTACCGGAGCCTCGGCCGGCTCGACCCCGCCCGGCCGCTCGAGCCCTGGGTCGTCCGGCTGACCTTGAACGCCGCCCGCAGCCACCGCGAGCGGTCTCCCGCCCGCCGCGAGACCGGCCTGGAGGCGGCCGGTCCGCGGACCGAGGACGGAGGCCAGGGCTTCCGGCAGGTGGCCGCGACCGATCTGAGGCGGATCCTCGGAGAGGCCCTCGCGGCGGTGACCGAGCGCGAGCGGGAGGTCTTCCTGCTCCGCGACGTCCACGGCCTCAAGGCGGCCGTGGTGGCCGACGCGCTGGGGATCGCCGAGGTGACGGTCCGGCGCCTGTCCACCTCGGCGCGGGCCAAGATCCGCCGGCGACTGGAGGCCGAGCACCCGGAGCTGATCGGCGGGATCCCGCGACCCGCAGCCCGGAGCGCCAAGCACTGAGCCTCCGCCTCCCGGCGCTCGCCACGAGGTGAGCTGTCCGGCGATGTGGGGTGCGTCCCCGCTGGTGCGTGCTCGGGTTCAACGCGTTGGCAGTTCAGGGTTTGCGATCTCCGGCAGCACCTCCCGGTGAGATTCGTTCGAGGCCGATCTTCGGATCGGTCGCGCCGGCTCCGTGCTGGCCCGAGTCCGTCCCGACGCTCCAGCGCAGGACGGAGGCCCAACCCCGTCCGAATGGGGACCTCGGGACGCGTTCTGCGTCCCCGCGGAACGGAAGATGCTTCCGCGAAGGTGCGTGTCGGCGCCAGATCCCAATGAGAACCCATGACTTCCGCGCACCCTGACGCTTCGGGCGGCTGGTCCGGCCAGAACCTCCCGGCCCACAACGACTTGGAGCGGAAACCGCACCGTCCCGGGCGCCCCGGGGAAGGCCGGAGCGGGCGTCTCCCGGTAAGGCGGATGACCGGTCCGCGGAAGCGCGCCGAACGGGGCGCGCTCGATCCGGCGTGAACGCTCCGGCCGGGTCGCGGGTATACGTGGGCGGGGGTCGGGATCGACCCGGTCGCCCCCCGAGGTGAAGACGATGGCGAAACCACCCCGCGTGACCGACTTTCCCGATCGGGCCGGCGGCGATCTCGGCGCGCTGTTCCGCAGCGCCCTCGTCGAATCGGTGCCGGACGCCTCCGTCGAGCGCCTCGTCGCCCGGATGCGCCGCGCGCGAGCCCGGCGGGCCCGCTTCCGTGGGGTGGCAGGGCTCGGGCTGGCGGCGGCGCTGCTCGTAGCGGCGCTGGCGCCGTCATTGCGGGCTCCTCGGGCGGGAGGATCGGTCGCGTCGGCGCCGGAGATCAGGGTCTTTCGAGGCGCGGACGGCGCGGTCGTGCTGGAGTTCCCCCGGCCGGAGGCGGTCCACGCGGTGGCGAAGAGCCTCTCCCCGCAGCCGGGGGCCGACCTGTGGACCCGCCTTCCGGCGGGCCCGCGCCTGGTGGACCGGAACGGTCCGCCGGTGCCCGGGACGGTCGTCTTTTACCGGGTGGAATGATGCGCGAGAGTCTTTGGGGTCCCGCCCCCCGGGCGGGCAGGAAAGTCAGGAAACCGTTTGCCGGCGGGGATCCGTCGGCGTACACATTGTGGGCGGTCGCACCCGAGCGCGGCGCGGCGGCGTGCACCTCGGCAGCCCCGTTCCCCGGTGGAGCGGGTGGTGTGGCGCTGGCGCGGCGGGCCGGGAGGGTCGGCCGGCCAGAGGCATGAGGAGGCATACATGACAGCACGCAGATGGCTGCGGGTGCTGGCGGCAGGTGTCGCCGTGGGTGCGATGCTGGTCGGCGGCCTGACCGTCGCCTCGAACATGGGGTTCAAGTTCGTCCCCAACGTGGGGGCGGGGACCGCGTTCGACCTGTCGCTTCCGTGGAACAACAACTACACGAAGGCGAACGAGCTGTACAACGACATCAAGTCGCAGGATCCCGACATCGACCGCGTGTCCAAGTTCAACAGCAACGCGTCGCTGACGAACTGGAGCCAGGGGTCGAGTCCGAGCGCCAATTTCGCCGTCAACAAGGGCGAGGCCTACATCGTCTTCGCGAAG
This DNA window, taken from Acidobacteriota bacterium, encodes the following:
- a CDS encoding sigma-70 family RNA polymerase sigma factor; translated protein: MRPPGTLLLIDERQLILRARNGDEEAFDALVARHGRLVLRVARSIVGSLAEAEDVAQEVFLRLYRSLGRLDPARPLEPWVVRLTLNAARSHRERSPARRETGLEAAGPRTEDGGQGFRQVAATDLRRILGEALAAVTEREREVFLLRDVHGLKAAVVADALGIAEVTVRRLSTSARAKIRRRLEAEHPELIGGIPRPAARSAKH